TCCCCAGAGTTATACGGGCTCGAACTGCGTCTCCACCAATCCGGTTAGCGGTGGGACGACTTTCACCGTGACGTTCCCCAATCCGGGCAATTTCAAACTCGTCTGTCTGGTGCACACGGACATGAATGGAACGGTTCACGTTCTGGCGAACAACAATCAGAACGCGGCTTTGCTCCAAACCCAGAAGTTCTACGATGACCAGGCGCGTGACCAGTCCAATGATCTGCTTAAGGACCAGGACGATCAGCACGAGCTTAAGGATGTACCCGGGAATCAGGTGGCCGCGGGTATCGGTGAGATTGTCGGAACCGGCGGAGGCACGCAATACCGTGCGGTGGTGCGCTTCCTGCAGCCAACCATCACCATCCACAAGGGTGAGTCTGTGACCTGGACCAACCTGGATCCGACCGAGCCTCACACCGTCACGTTTGGAGCGGAGCCCAACGGTTTCAACCCTACAGTACCTGTCGATCTGGGTAGCCCGTTAGGTGATGGGACGCTCACTGGAGTGATCACATCGACCGGTGATTTTCTAAATTCCGGATTCCTGCAGACCCAGGCTCCGGATCGCCCGGCGCCCGGACTGGGCACGCCGCCAACGGGTGATATCCAGTTGCCTCCGGGCCAAACCCGCATCACCATCACATTTAA
The genomic region above belongs to Terriglobia bacterium and contains:
- a CDS encoding plastocyanin/azurin family copper-binding protein, giving the protein MKSLRFFVPVLAAVLLVAAPALDAQKTWYANVGAETKDQGVQADGFFPNELWIFAGDSIQWTFAPKNEIHTVTFLMPNQVRPLATPPVGPPAGTPVVGLPLACGPYTTPQSYTGSNCVSTNPVSGGTTFTVTFPNPGNFKLVCLVHTDMNGTVHVLANNNQNAALLQTQKFYDDQARDQSNDLLKDQDDQHELKDVPGNQVAAGIGEIVGTGGGTQYRAVVRFLQPTITIHKGESVTWTNLDPTEPHTVTFGAEPNGFNPTVPVDLGSPLGDGTLTGVITSTGDFLNSGFLQTQAPDRPAPGLGTPPTGDIQLPPGQTRITITFNKPGTYQYHCALHDVDGMVGKVIVTP